AATCAAGAACTATTTTTTCATTTTTCTACTAATTAAACCAGAAATATGAGGTGTTCTATCTAAAAGTACTGTTCTCTAAGCTGTACTTTTAGCGGGGATAATTTAAACTACGGGATTAAGGAAAGAAAGGAATTACAAGCCTTCTCGGAATAAGGGGATGAAGAAGGGATTAATAAAGTAATTTTAAAAATAGCACAATTTATTCTCTTTTTTCTGCTACTGTGAACCTTATGGTGAATTCAGTCCCATTATTCCTTTTCAGTTTAAGTTCACCATCTAACTGCTCTACAAGGGAAGTTACCAGCTGTATGCCAAGACTATCAAGGTCTTCAATATCGAGATTTTCAGGAATTCCAACCCCGTTGTCGGAAATAGTTAGAATGAAACTACTGCCTGTACTCTGGCAGCTTTCATTTTCAGGTTCTATGGATTCTTCCCTGCGTAGCTTGATTCTAATTTCTCCTCTATCTCTGTCTATAAATGCATGTTTGAGGGAGTTGGAAACAAGCTCATTAATTATTATCCCCAGCGGGATTGCAGTATCCATATCAAATAAAATTTTCTCTTCCAGATCCATGTTTAAGCTTATGTCCGTATTCCCAAGCCTGTAGGTTTGAAAAAGAGTATCAGCGAGTTCCTGAATATATGGAGAAAAGTTTAGTGTTTCAAATCCTCCACCTTTATACAACTCTTCATGAATAAGAGCCATAGATATAACTCTATTCTGGCTTTCTCTAAAGGCTTCGAGAACTTCGAAATCCTTAATATTTTTCCGGTTTTTAAACTGTTCAGCCTGAAGGTCGAGCAGAGAGGAAATTACTTGAAGATTATTCTTAATGCGGTGATGGATTTCTTTCTTACGGGCAGTTTCGATATTAATAAGAGATTCTTCAGCTTCTTTTCGCTTGGTAATGTCAGTTAACATGCTCATAGCGCCTACATACTTGCTTTCCTTATCAAAAAGAGGTTTAGCGCTCAGAAGTACCCAGAGAGGGGAGCCATCTTTACGTATTAATTCCAATTCATAGCTCTCAATTATTCCCTGCCTCCTTTTTTCCAGATTTCTTTTGACGACAGGTCTACATTCTTCGCTGATAAAACCCCATATTTGTTTGCCAATAAAATCTTGCAAAGTGTATCCGAGCATGTCTGTCATTTTCTCATTAGCGTAAATGATTGTATTTTCGCTATTAGTTATGACTATACCTTCGCTCGCTGTCTCTACGATATTTCGGTACTTTTCTTCGCTTTCTTTAAGTTTTTCTGCTGCAATCTTGCTTTCGGTTATATCTCTGGCAATTATCAAGATTGCTGCAAGCTTTCCAGATAGGTCAAAAACCGGGGAAAGGGTTATTGAAACATTTATTATCGTACCATCCTTTCTTAACCTTGAAGTCTCATAATTGCGGATATTTTCTCCCCGTTTAATCCTTTCACTTAATTTTTCGGTTTCTCCAGTTAATATGGATGGTTCCAGGATGGTTATGGCTTTCCCCAGTACTTCTTCGGGTGAGTAACCATAAACTTGCTCTGCTCCTTTATTCCAGCTTGTAATAGTACCATCAAGGGACTTAGTTATGATAGCATCATTTGACGATTCCACAGCATTTGCCAGTATTCGAATTTTCTCCTCAGCTTTCCTATGCTCTGTTATATCCTGAGTTGTCCCTATAGCCCGGACAGGATTATTTTCCTCATCGAAAATAATTTCAAATTTTACATTGACTATGCGCTCTTTTCCATTAGCTAGAATTATCCTTAAATTAATGTCAGAAGGTTTTCCTTTTAATGCCTCTTTAGCAGCATTATCTATTTGTTTTCGATCTTCGGGATGCACATAATTTAAAAACATATCATAATTTACTTTCAATTCTTGAGGTTTAAGTCCAAAAATACGATATGTTTCATCAGACCAATGGAATTCCTTGCTTGCAAAATCCAGTTCCCAACTTCCAAGGTGAGCTATTTCTTGAGCCTCAGCAAGATTTTTTTCACTCTTTTTCAATGAATCATAAGCCTTCTGAAGCTCTTCTGTACGTTCTTTAACTAACTTATCTAAATTTCCTAGAATCTTTTTCCGTTCAGCTTCAACTTTTTTGCGCTCTGTAATGTCACTGGCAGTACCGAGCCATTCAATAATTTCTCTATTTTCATCCAGAATGGGAACAGCACGTGAAATTATCCATCCTATGTTGCCATCGGCTAACCAAACCAGATGTTCAAGTTCGTAAATACTCTTCGTCCTGATAGCCTCGTTAATGGCGGCAATTACATGCGACCGATCTTCAGGAGGGACATATTCCTGAAGCCAGGTATGGCTTGGGCTCTCTGTATTTGCAAGAAGACCTTGACCATAGAGATAATACATCTCACTCCAATCCGGGCTCATACGATATACCGCTTCCGAACTAGCCGTTATCAAAGCACGAATGCGCTTCTCACTTACACTCTGTGCCTCCTCAGCCTGCTTGCGTTCCATGAAACTTTTCTGGCAGGAACTTTCTATTATTTCCCATTTGCCTTCTCTTTTTATCAAAGCAAGCTGGTGATTCGAAACGATATCAAAAATTGTAGTGACATTACATATGTCAAGGAAATAAGTGCAAAGGGCAATTACCGGGTGTTTACCAGTGACAGATTCCAGTATTCCCTCTTGACCGCAGAAATCGCTTCCACTATACCTCAAGCCGTCATATCCGCTGGCAAGTGCCTTACTGATTTTTTCAATCAAATGCTTTAATGCCATCTGCGGATCTAAAGCATCCTCTTCTACTTGCTTGCAAGTATATGGGATAATCTCTATTTGCCCTTTCTCTAGATAAACATGAATGTCTGGAATAGCCACTTTTAAGGCTTCTTTTGCCTTTTCTTCGTCTAACTCAACTGGCAAAGCCCACAGGCAAAATTCGTTATTTTCCAGTCCTGCCTTGAAGTAGGGAATAAGTATATCCGTTAAATCTTCTTTTGTCCGGTAGAACTGGCAGAAATGTATCCCCCACGGTACATTCCCAATAATATCAATGCCCGAAATTCTGTTATTGTTTTTCATAAATATTCTCTTATCAGATGAAAGTCAAACTATCTTTTCCAGCATCATTTCTGTATCTAATGTTTTATTTATTCTATTGTATTTAATTACTTTTATAGGGAGTATTTTTATAATTTAGATATATAAGAGTTGTTTATGCG
The Methanosarcina thermophila TM-1 genome window above contains:
- a CDS encoding PAS domain S-box protein — protein: MKNNNRISGIDIIGNVPWGIHFCQFYRTKEDLTDILIPYFKAGLENNEFCLWALPVELDEEKAKEALKVAIPDIHVYLEKGQIEIIPYTCKQVEEDALDPQMALKHLIEKISKALASGYDGLRYSGSDFCGQEGILESVTGKHPVIALCTYFLDICNVTTIFDIVSNHQLALIKREGKWEIIESSCQKSFMERKQAEEAQSVSEKRIRALITASSEAVYRMSPDWSEMYYLYGQGLLANTESPSHTWLQEYVPPEDRSHVIAAINEAIRTKSIYELEHLVWLADGNIGWIISRAVPILDENREIIEWLGTASDITERKKVEAERKKILGNLDKLVKERTEELQKAYDSLKKSEKNLAEAQEIAHLGSWELDFASKEFHWSDETYRIFGLKPQELKVNYDMFLNYVHPEDRKQIDNAAKEALKGKPSDINLRIILANGKERIVNVKFEIIFDEENNPVRAIGTTQDITEHRKAEEKIRILANAVESSNDAIITKSLDGTITSWNKGAEQVYGYSPEEVLGKAITILEPSILTGETEKLSERIKRGENIRNYETSRLRKDGTIINVSITLSPVFDLSGKLAAILIIARDITESKIAAEKLKESEEKYRNIVETASEGIVITNSENTIIYANEKMTDMLGYTLQDFIGKQIWGFISEECRPVVKRNLEKRRQGIIESYELELIRKDGSPLWVLLSAKPLFDKESKYVGAMSMLTDITKRKEAEESLINIETARKKEIHHRIKNNLQVISSLLDLQAEQFKNRKNIKDFEVLEAFRESQNRVISMALIHEELYKGGGFETLNFSPYIQELADTLFQTYRLGNTDISLNMDLEEKILFDMDTAIPLGIIINELVSNSLKHAFIDRDRGEIRIKLRREESIEPENESCQSTGSSFILTISDNGVGIPENLDIEDLDSLGIQLVTSLVEQLDGELKLKRNNGTEFTIRFTVAEKRE